The Pseudomonas baetica genome includes a region encoding these proteins:
- a CDS encoding LysR family transcriptional regulator: MDRLAAMETFVYVVETGSFSAAARRLEIGQPAVSKTIAQLEKRLAVSLLLRSTRGLTPTEAGLAFFERAKRAIEETNEADNAARGSASGLSGNLRISAAVTFGRLHIVPQLGPFLDQHPQLNIDLLLDDRNINLVEEGIDVALRMGPLSDSSLTARKIADCRRVVLGSPAYFARHGVPTCPAELELHQGIVYNLSGGATWTFTQGTAQHTQTLSGRIRVSAAEGLRASVLADQGLTIASQWMFAPELASGAVVPVMQDWTLPDQDLWAVFPTGRMASAKARVFVEYVQNLLEASR, from the coding sequence ATGGACCGCCTCGCCGCCATGGAGACCTTCGTCTACGTCGTGGAAACCGGCTCGTTTTCCGCCGCCGCCCGGCGTTTGGAAATCGGCCAGCCCGCCGTGTCGAAGACCATCGCTCAACTGGAAAAGCGCCTGGCCGTAAGTCTGTTGTTGCGCTCGACCCGCGGCCTGACCCCGACCGAAGCCGGGCTGGCATTCTTCGAGCGGGCCAAGCGCGCCATCGAAGAAACCAACGAAGCGGACAACGCCGCCCGTGGCAGCGCCAGTGGTTTGAGCGGCAACCTGCGTATCAGCGCCGCCGTGACCTTCGGCCGCCTGCACATCGTGCCGCAACTGGGTCCCTTCCTCGACCAGCATCCACAACTGAACATCGACCTGCTTCTCGACGACCGCAACATCAACCTCGTCGAGGAAGGCATCGACGTCGCTTTGCGTATGGGCCCGCTCAGCGACTCGAGCCTGACCGCGCGCAAGATCGCCGACTGCCGCCGTGTAGTGCTCGGCTCGCCGGCGTATTTCGCCCGTCACGGCGTACCCACCTGCCCTGCCGAACTGGAACTGCATCAAGGCATCGTCTACAACCTGAGCGGCGGCGCCACCTGGACTTTCACTCAAGGCACAGCGCAACACACGCAAACCCTCAGCGGCCGCATCCGTGTCAGCGCCGCCGAGGGTTTGCGCGCCTCCGTCCTGGCCGATCAGGGCCTGACGATTGCCTCGCAATGGATGTTCGCCCCGGAACTGGCCAGCGGCGCAGTCGTGCCGGTAATGCAGGACTGGACGCTGCCGGACCAGGACCTGTGGGCGGTGTTTCCGACAGGCCGGATGGCGAGTGCCAAGGCACGGGTGTTTGTTGAGTATGTGCAGAATTTGCTAGAGGCGAGCCGCTGA
- a CDS encoding SDR family oxidoreductase — MTRRTFLITGASKGIGRALAGVPMGRLGHPEEIASAIAFLLSEQSGFITGQTLFVDGGASVGKAAF, encoded by the coding sequence ATGACCCGACGTACTTTCCTCATCACCGGTGCCAGCAAGGGCATTGGGCGGGCGCTGGCCGGAGTGCCGATGGGGCGTTTGGGACATCCGGAAGAGATCGCTTCGGCGATTGCGTTTCTGTTGTCCGAACAAAGCGGTTTCATCACCGGGCAGACACTGTTTGTCGATGGTGGTGCGTCCGTCGGCAAAGCTGCGTTCTGA